The region TGGATCGCCTCGACCAGAGCAGCATCGTCGAGATTGGATGCTCCAGCGGCTACTACGCCGAAGTGCTCGAGATTTGCGGCATCCAAGCTCAGTATTATGGAGCGGACTATTCGCTGCACTTCGTCGATTTAGCGCGAAAGTACTATCCAGCGATCCCCTTCGCCGTTCAGGATGCCACCCACCTGGGGTATCGAGACAGATCGTTTGACATCGTCGTGTCAGGCTGTTGCCTCCCTTACGTTTCCGATTTCAGACTTGCGGTCGCGGAGGCCGTCCGTGTAGCGCGAAGATTCGTACTCTTCCACCGAACACCCGTCCTCCAGAAGACCGAGACATTGGCATTTGTGAAGCACGCATACGGTGTCAAAATGCCGGAAATCCACTTCAACGAGCCGGCGCTGTTCAGGACACTTGGGGCGCACGGTCTGCGCGTCGTCGATATGGCGGTGCTCACGGTGGATTGGGTGCCTCAGCTCCAGGACAGCGTGGCGTGGAAGAGCTATCTGTGCGCTAAGGAGCAGCCACTAGAGGTGGGGATCTGAACAAAGCGGCGCGAGGCGAAGCGCCGCAACGCCCGCTCCTCTACATTCAGATGTCGAACTTCTACGCCCCGGCATGGGGGTTCGGCGGACCAGTGCGTGTCTTGCATGACTACGCGCACTGGCTCGACGGGTGGGCCGAAGTCCAGATCGCGACGACGGACCTCAACCACGATTACCGCCGTCTCAGACAGGCCCACTACTCCTGCGACCCCGGCACCGTTCGGCGTCATCGGCTCATCTTGCCCCGTCTTGGCAGACGTGCAGTCTACCTGGTCCCACCCACGCTGCTGCTAGACGTGGCGACCCGGATCGGCCGCTGGCGAGGGCCGGCCGTGCTCCACACGTGCGACGTGCGCGGGATCTTGCCACTTTATGCCATCGCGCTGAAGCGCACTTTCGGGCATCGGCTCCTCCACATCCACTCCGCCTTCGGCATGCTCCATGAGAAGCCCTCTCCCTGGCGGAAACTCTACGACGCGGGCTTCGGCCGCGCGTTCTTCCGCGCGGTCGACGTCGGACTCGCTCAGAACGCGCACGAGGAGCGCGTCTACTGCACCGCCGCACATCGATGGAACGCCGCCTGCCGTGTAGAGGTGCTTCCGCTCCACGCGGCTTACCCGGACCCCAGCCACTTCCTAGAGGAGAGAAAACGGCCCGCCATTCGGGCAGGGATGCGCCAAAAGTACGGTATACCGGGAGACGCGGCCGTCTTCGTGTTCGTCGGCCGGTTCCATGAGGCGAAGGGTATAGGGCGCTTGATCGACGCCTACTCGGAGTTCAAGCGACGTCGGGCCGGATCTAGCGTGCTCCTCATCGTCGGTCGCGATCACGGCTACGAACGGGAAATGTCGGCCAAGATTGCCGCGAGCGGCGTGGCGGATTCAATCAGAGTCCTACGGGACATCTACGACGAGCGGTTCGAGTTGTATTACCTGGCGGATGCCTTCGTGGGATTCCCCACCATCTTCGAGGAGACGATGCTGGCGGCCGTCGAGGCGCTAGCCTCCGGCACTCCGCCGATCGTGTCCGAGGAGGCGGACATGCCGGGCGTGGCGGAGGCCGCGGCGGGATACGTCTTGCGTTTCCGGATCGATGACGTCGTCGATGCGATGGCGAACGTAGTCGAAGATGCCGCTGGCTACGGACAGCGTGCGCGCCGGCTCGCCGTTCAGCGCTTCGCTCCGGGCTCTGTTGCCGCCAACCTACGGTGGATCATCCACGCCGGTTTGGCCGCCGTAGGGGAGCAACCAACCCATCGAGCATCTTTGTAGGTGCGCCCGCGCGTTTTCTTCATTCAGCCGCAACTGACCGAATACCGTATGGGTCTCTACGAAGGGCTCGCTCGGCGGTGCGACCTCACCGTCCTGTACTCGCCTCCAGAAAGCGCGCGAGGCTTTGGGTCGCTTCGGCCGCGCCCGGTGAAGGGGTTAACCTACCAAGAGATCAGGACGTTCCGACCTGTCGGAAAGCGCATCGGGTTGCTGCAGGCCGGCGCTGTCTGGGAGGTCATCCGGCGGCGACCGGACGCCATCATCATCTTCGGCAACCCGTGGTACGCGAGCTTCTGGCTCACGTTGTTGGTCGGCCGATTGTTAGGTATCGCTGTTCTCGTGCATGGTCACGGCCTCTTCAAGCATCCCGAGGCTGGCCGGGTTCGTCGGTGGACGTATCGCGTCATCCTGGTCCTGGCGGCCAGGTACATCTGCTACGCCGACATCGTCCGGCAGAGCCTTGAGGACGTGGGGCTACCGAGCAGGAAGCTGGCCGTCGCTGACAACTCACAGCAGAACTCCCATCCCGTTCCTCCGGTCGAAAAAAAGGGCAATGAACCGGGAGTGCTTTTTGTCGGGCGGCTGCGTTCAGGTTCTGGCGTCGGTCAGCTCGTTCGAGCGGTGGAGCGGCTGCGCGAAAACGGACACCCGGTCACCTTGCACGTAATCGGTGACGGGGAAGAGCTCGAGGTGCTCAGCGCGCTCGCGAGGGACAGACCGTGGGTGGTACTGCACGGCGCGGTCTACGACGACGCAACCGTGGCGGACATATCGCGCTCATGTGCCCTTGGATGTTATCCTGGCCGCGCCGGGCTGAGTGTCGTACACCTCATGTCACTCAGTCTGCCCCCGGTCGTCGCATCGAACCTGGCTTGGCATCAGGGCCCCGAGCCGAGCTACGTCGTCGACGGGTGGAACGGCTACCTATTCGATCCAGCCAACCCCGATGGCGTGTTCGAGGCCCTCGCCCGTGCATTCAGCAACCGCGCCACCCTCCATAGGACCCAGGTGAACGCGTTCGAGACATACCAGCGGCTGACCTCGCCTCCGCTCGCAGAGCGAATCTGGTCGATCGTCGCAACTTCGTTATCCGAAACGGCTCAGGACACCGGACGGTCCGCATGAGCGAAACAGAACAGCGACAGCACGACCAGCAGCTTGCCTTCTACCGCGACAACGTGGACGGGGAGATCGAAATCGAGCGTCCGCGTGGTTATCCGAAACCGGTCCGTTACCTCATCCATTACAAGTTGCGACAACTCGTCCAACTTGCGCGTCCGCCGAGAGGCGCTCGGGCTGTCGTCCTTTGTGCCGGTTCCGGGATGGACAGCGAATTCCTGGTTCGGCAGGGCCTCAAGGTCATCGCCACCGATCTGTCGATTGATTGCCTACGGCGTGCGCAGGAGCGCGCGAGGCGCCACGGCGTCGCATACGACCTCGTCGTCGCTGACGCGCAGCGTC is a window of Chloroflexota bacterium DNA encoding:
- a CDS encoding glycosyltransferase family 4 protein, producing MRPRVFFIQPQLTEYRMGLYEGLARRCDLTVLYSPPESARGFGSLRPRPVKGLTYQEIRTFRPVGKRIGLLQAGAVWEVIRRRPDAIIIFGNPWYASFWLTLLVGRLLGIAVLVHGHGLFKHPEAGRVRRWTYRVILVLAARYICYADIVRQSLEDVGLPSRKLAVADNSQQNSHPVPPVEKKGNEPGVLFVGRLRSGSGVGQLVRAVERLRENGHPVTLHVIGDGEELEVLSALARDRPWVVLHGAVYDDATVADISRSCALGCYPGRAGLSVVHLMSLSLPPVVASNLAWHQGPEPSYVVDGWNGYLFDPANPDGVFEALARAFSNRATLHRTQVNAFETYQRLTSPPLAERIWSIVATSLSETAQDTGRSA
- a CDS encoding class I SAM-dependent methyltransferase codes for the protein MSSLTGAIQARFRANARLTPFLRELLRLAGGLRRTYVAVDDEEPSAVAARHSDAWRHGTVPQAQRQLVDQQITQFRKGVRIDVFDAFVELLRRNVDRLDQSSIVEIGCSSGYYAEVLEICGIQAQYYGADYSLHFVDLARKYYPAIPFAVQDATHLGYRDRSFDIVVSGCCLPYVSDFRLAVAEAVRVARRFVLFHRTPVLQKTETLAFVKHAYGVKMPEIHFNEPALFRTLGAHGLRVVDMAVLTVDWVPQLQDSVAWKSYLCAKEQPLEVGI
- a CDS encoding glycosyltransferase family 4 protein; protein product: MRVLHDYAHWLDGWAEVQIATTDLNHDYRRLRQAHYSCDPGTVRRHRLILPRLGRRAVYLVPPTLLLDVATRIGRWRGPAVLHTCDVRGILPLYAIALKRTFGHRLLHIHSAFGMLHEKPSPWRKLYDAGFGRAFFRAVDVGLAQNAHEERVYCTAAHRWNAACRVEVLPLHAAYPDPSHFLEERKRPAIRAGMRQKYGIPGDAAVFVFVGRFHEAKGIGRLIDAYSEFKRRRAGSSVLLIVGRDHGYEREMSAKIAASGVADSIRVLRDIYDERFELYYLADAFVGFPTIFEETMLAAVEALASGTPPIVSEEADMPGVAEAAAGYVLRFRIDDVVDAMANVVEDAAGYGQRARRLAVQRFAPGSVAANLRWIIHAGLAAVGEQPTHRASL